The Acidobacteriota bacterium genome has a segment encoding these proteins:
- a CDS encoding FtsX-like permease family protein, producing MASKLLLRPLPFPVQLALRYLRSTRRDAFVSFLSVVAALGIAVGVAALVLVLAALSGLHEQLLGQILSATPQMEVNLGPDSNPEAAVAAVRGVPGVQSAQRVIRGQGWLVVDETPQPLRMVGFEGELPPSFPRASARGGGLYVSESLARRWALEPGRRLQLVSPRPTLGPLGPQPRIRTLALTGTFESHVTDELERAALPLDVAESLLGRRGRRIEIDAGGLDEALALAPAVQGALPQGATLRTWKDLNRSLYFVLRLEKTLLFVAVGLIVLVAALALVADLALVITSKRSEIGMLGAMGATPATLRRAFVLLGSLLAGAGLTLGAVAGIGGAWALDHYRLLRVPGQSMFVDYIPFHVAADDLALVLVITVALVLAASFYAAGRAAALRPVEALKR from the coding sequence ATGGCGTCCAAGCTTCTCCTGCGCCCCTTGCCGTTTCCGGTACAGCTCGCTCTGCGCTATCTGCGCAGCACCCGGCGCGATGCCTTTGTCAGCTTCCTATCGGTGGTGGCAGCCTTGGGCATCGCCGTCGGTGTGGCGGCGCTGGTCTTGGTCTTGGCGGCACTCTCGGGGCTCCACGAGCAGCTCCTGGGGCAGATCCTCTCCGCCACGCCGCAGATGGAGGTCAATCTCGGGCCGGATTCCAACCCGGAAGCGGCGGTGGCGGCGGTGCGTGGGGTTCCAGGAGTGCAATCCGCCCAGCGGGTGATCCGCGGCCAGGGTTGGCTGGTGGTGGACGAGACACCTCAGCCGTTGCGCATGGTGGGCTTCGAAGGCGAGCTGCCGCCGTCCTTCCCGCGGGCGTCGGCCCGCGGCGGCGGCCTCTATGTCTCCGAGAGCCTGGCCCGGCGCTGGGCCCTGGAGCCCGGCCGGCGGCTGCAGCTGGTCTCCCCTCGGCCGACCTTAGGCCCCCTGGGACCGCAGCCGCGGATCCGCACCTTGGCCTTGACCGGCACCTTCGAGAGCCACGTCACCGACGAGCTGGAGCGCGCCGCCCTGCCCCTCGACGTGGCGGAGAGCCTCTTGGGCCGCCGCGGCCGGCGCATCGAGATCGACGCCGGCGGCCTGGACGAGGCGCTGGCCCTGGCGCCGGCGGTTCAGGGAGCGCTGCCGCAGGGAGCGACCCTACGGACCTGGAAGGACCTCAACCGCTCTCTCTATTTCGTGTTGCGGCTGGAGAAGACCCTGCTCTTCGTCGCCGTCGGCCTCATCGTGTTGGTGGCGGCGCTGGCGCTGGTGGCGGATCTCGCCCTGGTGATCACCAGCAAGCGCTCGGAGATCGGCATGTTGGGCGCCATGGGGGCGACTCCGGCGACCCTGCGCCGGGCCTTTGTGCTCCTCGGCTCGCTCCTCGCCGGCGCCGGCCTGACGCTGGGGGCCGTGGCGGGCATCGGCGGTGCCTGGGCGCTGGATCACTACCGGCTGCTGCGGGTTCCGGGGCAGAGCATGTTCGTCGACTACATTCCCTTCCACGTCGCCGCCGACGACCTGGCGCTCGTCCTGGTGATCACCGTCGCCCTGGTGCTGGCGGCTTCTTTCTATGCCGCGGGGCGGGCCGCCGCGCTGCGGCCGGTGGAGGCGTTGAAACGATGA
- a CDS encoding ABC transporter ATP-binding protein — translation MSVAVRAHGLRKTYRDGLREVEVLRGVDLDIEPGELLAVVGPSGSGKSTLLHLLGGLDRPDSATDGNGGSIQIGGEDLGTLNDRRLASFRNRTIGFVFQFHQLLPDFTAVENVMLPGRIAGRSPARTYRAACELLEEVGLGERLEHFPSQLSGGERQRVALCRALLLEPPLLLADEPTGNLDPVSGERVLSLLLDLHARHGTTVVLVTHNPEVAGRCGRISRLERGFLHAQ, via the coding sequence ATGAGCGTCGCCGTTCGAGCTCACGGTCTGCGCAAGACCTACCGCGACGGGCTGCGGGAGGTGGAGGTGCTGCGCGGGGTGGATCTGGACATCGAGCCCGGGGAGCTGCTGGCGGTGGTGGGGCCGTCGGGCTCGGGCAAGAGCACTCTGCTGCATCTGCTGGGGGGGCTGGATCGACCGGATTCCGCGACCGATGGGAACGGCGGCAGCATCCAGATCGGTGGCGAGGATTTGGGCACCCTCAACGATCGCCGCCTGGCTTCCTTCCGCAACCGCACCATCGGATTCGTGTTTCAATTCCACCAGCTGCTGCCGGACTTCACCGCGGTGGAGAACGTCATGCTGCCGGGGCGCATCGCCGGCCGGTCGCCGGCCCGGACCTATCGCGCCGCCTGCGAGCTGCTGGAAGAGGTGGGGTTGGGGGAGCGGTTGGAGCACTTTCCGAGCCAGCTCTCCGGCGGCGAGCGCCAGCGGGTCGCCCTCTGCCGCGCCCTGCTCCTGGAGCCGCCGCTGCTGCTGGCGGACGAGCCCACCGGCAACCTCGATCCGGTGAGCGGCGAGCGGGTGCTGAGCCTGCTTCTCGATCTGCACGCCCGCCACGGCACCACGGTGGTGCTGGTCACCCACAACCCGGAGGTGGCGGGGCGGTGTGGTAGAATTTCACGTCTAGAACGGGGTTTCCTGCATGCTCAATAG